A region of Lacinutrix sp. Hel_I_90 DNA encodes the following proteins:
- a CDS encoding helix-turn-helix domain-containing protein, translating into MLLSNLYSVSTFIVAVVLLILVLYKILVSKKKDKQQEINLSSLNEFFDAHALSVLHRNQYEVTAILGYFAMALFDKYKTKEVLWDIIENCISKLKLEDCVLYLLDEKQQELCQVAAFGNKLKGEKEILLPKQIPVGKGIVGSVAKTGKYELIKDTTKDARYIVDDKKRKSELTVPIYLEEKLIGVLDAEHSKRFFFTESHLYLFQLIAKLTEKKLLQLDQKKALNITEDNAYYKQVCYLMEKEKIYHNPDIKLITVSEKIQISTNYLSQIINTLSGHNFSDFVNAYRIDEVKSKLTDSDFLGYPMLSIGLESGFNSKSAFYNAFKKHTGMTPTAFQEKHP; encoded by the coding sequence ATGTTACTTTCTAACTTGTATAGCGTCTCTACATTTATTGTTGCTGTGGTACTTTTAATATTGGTATTATACAAAATTTTAGTTTCTAAAAAGAAGGATAAACAGCAAGAGATCAACTTGTCCAGTTTAAATGAGTTCTTCGATGCTCATGCCCTTTCAGTATTACACAGAAATCAATATGAAGTTACAGCCATATTAGGTTATTTTGCTATGGCTTTATTTGATAAATATAAAACCAAAGAAGTGTTGTGGGATATTATTGAAAACTGTATTTCTAAGTTAAAACTTGAAGATTGTGTGTTGTATCTTTTAGATGAAAAACAACAAGAATTATGTCAGGTTGCCGCTTTTGGCAATAAGCTAAAAGGAGAAAAGGAAATTCTACTCCCAAAACAAATTCCAGTTGGTAAAGGTATCGTTGGCAGTGTTGCAAAAACCGGCAAATATGAATTAATTAAAGATACAACTAAAGATGCTCGTTACATTGTTGATGATAAAAAGAGAAAATCTGAACTGACAGTTCCAATTTATCTAGAAGAAAAATTAATAGGTGTCTTAGATGCCGAGCATTCAAAAAGGTTTTTTTTTACAGAGAGTCATCTGTATCTATTTCAGCTTATAGCGAAATTGACTGAGAAAAAATTACTACAACTAGATCAAAAAAAAGCATTAAATATCACCGAGGATAATGCGTATTATAAACAGGTATGTTATTTGATGGAGAAAGAAAAGATATACCACAATCCTGATATAAAGTTGATTACTGTTTCAGAAAAAATACAAATCAGTACCAATTATCTTTCTCAGATAATCAATACGCTAAGTGGTCATAATTTTTCAGATTTTGTAAATGCGTATCGTATTGATGAGGTGAAATCAAAATTAACCGATTCTGACTTTTTAGGATATCCTATGTTATCTATTGGTCTGGAATCAGGTTTTAATTCTAAATCAGCTTTCTACAACGCTTTTAAAAAGCATACAGGAATGACACCCACTGCCTTTCAGGAAAAACACCCTTAA
- a CDS encoding serine hydrolase — MMKTKFKLALWVGLLVFSFSYANEKNIEGFSRTEKPVATKTLTNWVARHGMSSKQYQDNFSKLNNKGFRLTAVDGYLVNGKIYYAALWEKGNTSGLVARHGLTGKQYQDEFNEWSGKGYRLIHVDGYSDGNQARYAAIWQKGSQAGLKARHGMTGKQYQDEFSANHKAGYRLIHVSGYGVKGKVYYAAIWKKEKNNNYIARHGLSSQQYQEVFSDYSKKGFKLTQVDSYDADGKVYYACIMEKVSGRYSARHGMNNTNYQLQYDNHHYQGFVPISVSGHDAGKGAGYAASFKAVGGWKYADVKQLDAKIKAVQKKFKIPGVSIAIVKDGKLVYAKGYGYGEKDEKEIASATSLFRLASVSKPITSVAIMKLVEQGKVKLSDKVFGTGKILGTTYGTKAYGNREKEITVQHLLEHIAGGHSWDNNMTPKNVDTWSAAMQLTKEESYADLFKRILDDRNPTHTPGTFYEYSNYGYCVLGRIISKKSGLSYESYVKNNVLKPCGISKMQIGPSDKTDRVYKEVAYYNTEGNPYNLKMRKMDAHGGWIASSVDLMRFMVRVDGQNSKKDIIKESSFNTMTTSTLNNGYAKGWGVNSSASRMSHGGGMSGTSTALKKMNNSISYAILSNSTGNGDGQGGALTTAIEEGINAIGAWPNLDLF; from the coding sequence ATGATGAAAACAAAATTTAAATTAGCATTATGGGTAGGATTACTAGTCTTTAGTTTCTCATATGCAAACGAAAAGAACATTGAAGGATTTTCCAGAACTGAAAAACCAGTAGCAACAAAAACATTAACGAATTGGGTAGCAAGGCATGGTATGTCCTCAAAACAATATCAGGATAATTTTAGTAAATTAAATAATAAAGGGTTTCGGTTGACCGCTGTAGATGGTTATTTGGTAAATGGTAAGATTTATTATGCGGCTTTGTGGGAAAAAGGAAATACATCTGGGTTAGTTGCAAGACATGGGTTGACAGGAAAGCAGTACCAGGATGAGTTTAATGAATGGAGTGGAAAAGGCTACCGATTAATACATGTAGATGGCTACTCAGATGGAAATCAAGCAAGATACGCCGCCATTTGGCAAAAAGGAAGTCAAGCTGGTTTAAAGGCAAGACATGGCATGACTGGAAAACAATATCAAGATGAATTTAGTGCAAACCACAAAGCAGGATATAGATTAATTCATGTTAGCGGCTATGGCGTAAAAGGTAAGGTGTATTATGCTGCTATTTGGAAAAAAGAAAAAAACAATAATTACATTGCCAGACATGGCTTAAGTAGTCAACAATATCAGGAGGTGTTTAGTGATTATTCTAAAAAAGGATTTAAACTAACACAAGTGGATAGTTATGATGCAGATGGTAAAGTGTATTATGCTTGTATTATGGAAAAAGTATCGGGAAGATATAGTGCACGTCATGGAATGAATAATACTAACTACCAGCTGCAATACGACAATCATCACTATCAGGGCTTTGTTCCCATTAGTGTTAGTGGTCATGATGCAGGGAAAGGAGCAGGATACGCAGCCTCTTTTAAAGCGGTTGGTGGATGGAAATATGCAGACGTAAAACAACTGGATGCAAAGATTAAAGCAGTACAAAAAAAGTTTAAGATTCCTGGTGTTTCTATCGCCATAGTAAAAGATGGAAAATTAGTCTATGCAAAAGGCTATGGCTATGGCGAGAAAGATGAAAAAGAAATTGCATCGGCAACCAGTTTGTTTCGTTTGGCAAGTGTATCAAAACCAATTACCAGCGTTGCTATTATGAAACTTGTAGAACAAGGAAAAGTAAAGCTGTCAGATAAGGTATTTGGTACTGGAAAGATACTAGGGACGACATACGGGACAAAGGCTTATGGCAATAGAGAAAAAGAAATTACAGTGCAACACCTTTTAGAACATATTGCAGGAGGTCATTCGTGGGATAATAATATGACTCCGAAAAATGTGGATACCTGGAGTGCAGCAATGCAATTGACTAAAGAAGAAAGCTACGCAGACTTATTTAAAAGAATTTTAGATGATAGAAATCCAACACACACGCCTGGGACTTTTTATGAGTATTCAAATTATGGATACTGCGTGTTAGGGCGCATTATAAGTAAAAAATCTGGCTTATCGTATGAAAGTTATGTAAAAAATAATGTTTTGAAACCTTGTGGAATAAGTAAAATGCAAATTGGTCCTAGTGATAAAACAGATCGTGTTTACAAAGAAGTAGCGTATTATAATACAGAAGGTAATCCCTATAACTTAAAAATGCGTAAAATGGATGCGCATGGCGGTTGGATTGCCTCGTCTGTAGATTTAATGCGATTTATGGTTCGTGTGGATGGGCAAAATTCTAAAAAGGATATTATTAAAGAATCCTCTTTTAACACCATGACCACCTCTACTTTAAACAATGGATATGCTAAAGGATGGGGCGTTAATAGTTCGGCGTCAAGAATGTCTCATGGCGGAGGAATGTCAGGAACCAGTACAGCTTTAAAGAAAATGAATAACAGCATTAGCTATGCAATTCTTTCTAATTCGACTGGGAATGGAGATGGTCAAGGAGGTGCTTTGACAACAGCTATAGAAGAAGGGATTAATGCCATTGGGGCATGGCCAAATTTGGATTTATTTTAA
- a CDS encoding succinate dehydrogenase cytochrome b subunit — MSGILNSSIGRKFAMALSALFLMVFLLQHFAINILSVFSPDAFNEASHFMGTFWAVQYLLQPVLIFGVIFHFVMGFVLEIRNNKARQISYAKNNGAANSTWMSRNMIWSGLAILAFIVLHFIDFWLPEINTKYIEGDMTGLLPNGDFRYYEELTHKFVNPIRVGAYVLAFVFLALHLLHGFNSAFQSVGANNKYTKGLKGFSKIYAIGIPLGFIFIALFHHFNH, encoded by the coding sequence ATGAGCGGAATTTTAAATTCGTCAATAGGAAGAAAGTTTGCCATGGCACTTTCGGCACTCTTTCTAATGGTTTTTTTACTTCAACATTTTGCAATTAATATTCTATCGGTATTTAGCCCAGATGCTTTTAACGAAGCGTCTCATTTTATGGGTACGTTTTGGGCGGTGCAGTATTTATTGCAACCTGTATTAATTTTCGGAGTTATTTTTCACTTCGTTATGGGTTTTGTTTTAGAGATTAGAAACAATAAGGCCAGACAAATTAGCTATGCTAAAAATAATGGTGCAGCGAATTCAACATGGATGAGCCGCAATATGATTTGGAGTGGTTTGGCGATTTTAGCTTTTATAGTACTACATTTTATTGATTTTTGGTTGCCAGAGATAAATACAAAATATATAGAAGGTGATATGACAGGATTATTGCCAAATGGCGATTTTCGCTATTATGAAGAACTAACTCACAAATTTGTAAACCCAATTAGAGTTGGTGCTTATGTACTTGCGTTTGTATTCTTAGCGTTACACTTATTACATGGTTTCAATTCGGCATTCCAGTCGGTTGGAGCAAACAACAAATACACAAAAGGATTAAAAGGATTTAGTAAAATTTATGCCATTGGAATTCCATTAGGATTCATCTTTATTGCATTGTTTCATCATTTTAATCACTAA
- a CDS encoding fumarate reductase/succinate dehydrogenase flavoprotein subunit — protein sequence MALDSKIPQGPIADKWTNYKNHIDLVNPANKRNIDVIVVGTGLAGGSAAATLAELGYNVKAFCFQDSPRRAHSIAAQGGINAAKNYQGDGDSTYRLFYDTVKGGDYRSREANVYRLAEVSANIIDQCVAQGVPFAREYGGLLDNRSFGGVLVSRTFYAAGQTGQQLLLGAYSAMNRQIGRGKIKMYNRHEMLDVVKVDGKARGIITRNLITGEIERHSAHAVVLGTGGYGNVFFLSTNAMGSNVTAAWKAHKRGAYFANPCYTQIHPTCIPVSGDHQSKLTLMSESLRNDGRIWVPKHKKDVEAIRNKTLKPTQLAEDDRDYYLERRYPAFGNLVPRDVASRAAKERCDAGFGVNATGEAVYLDFASAIERYGKEQAHVKGLNENDAVLVKKLGQEVVKNKYGNLFQMYEKIVDENPYETPMMIYPAVHYTMGGVWVDYNLMTTVPGLYAIGEANFSDHGANRLGASALMQGLADGYFVLPYTIGDYLSNDIRTGPISTDTKEFEDAEAEVRKNIDHLINNKGSHSVDYFHKKLGKIMWNKCGMARNAEDLKSAITEISDLRAEFWKDVRVPGTANEFNEELAKAGRVADFLELGELFAKDALEREESAGGHFREEYQTPEGEAMRRKEFQYVSAWEYKGEPKDAVLHKEALAYENIEVKERSYK from the coding sequence ATGGCTTTAGATTCTAAAATACCTCAAGGTCCAATTGCAGACAAGTGGACCAATTATAAAAATCATATCGATTTAGTTAACCCTGCTAACAAACGTAACATTGATGTTATTGTTGTTGGTACAGGTTTAGCTGGTGGTTCTGCTGCAGCAACTTTAGCAGAACTTGGATATAACGTAAAAGCGTTCTGTTTTCAAGATTCCCCAAGACGTGCACACTCTATTGCTGCCCAAGGGGGAATTAACGCAGCTAAAAATTACCAAGGCGATGGCGATTCAACGTATCGTTTATTTTATGATACTGTAAAAGGGGGTGATTACCGTTCGCGTGAAGCAAACGTGTATCGTTTAGCTGAGGTTTCTGCAAATATTATCGATCAATGTGTTGCACAAGGAGTTCCGTTTGCTAGAGAATATGGTGGATTGTTAGATAACCGCTCGTTTGGTGGGGTTTTAGTATCAAGAACCTTTTATGCTGCAGGACAAACAGGGCAACAATTACTATTAGGGGCTTATTCTGCTATGAACCGTCAAATAGGCCGTGGTAAAATTAAAATGTACAACCGTCACGAAATGTTAGACGTTGTAAAAGTTGATGGTAAAGCACGAGGGATTATAACACGTAACTTAATCACTGGAGAAATCGAACGTCATTCTGCTCATGCAGTAGTGCTTGGAACAGGTGGTTATGGTAATGTATTCTTTTTATCAACAAATGCGATGGGAAGTAATGTAACCGCGGCATGGAAAGCGCATAAGCGAGGTGCATATTTTGCAAACCCATGTTATACGCAAATTCACCCCACTTGTATTCCTGTTTCGGGAGACCACCAGTCTAAATTAACTTTGATGTCTGAGTCACTTAGAAATGACGGACGTATCTGGGTGCCAAAACATAAAAAAGACGTTGAGGCGATTAGAAATAAGACCTTGAAACCAACACAACTCGCTGAAGATGATCGTGATTATTACTTAGAGCGTCGTTATCCTGCGTTTGGTAACTTAGTGCCACGTGATGTAGCGTCTCGTGCAGCAAAAGAACGTTGTGATGCTGGTTTTGGTGTAAATGCAACGGGAGAAGCGGTATATTTAGATTTCGCTTCAGCCATTGAACGTTATGGAAAAGAACAAGCACATGTTAAAGGATTAAATGAAAATGATGCAGTTTTAGTTAAGAAATTAGGTCAGGAGGTTGTTAAAAATAAGTATGGAAACTTATTCCAGATGTATGAGAAAATCGTAGATGAGAATCCATACGAAACACCAATGATGATTTATCCTGCCGTGCATTATACCATGGGAGGTGTATGGGTTGATTACAATTTAATGACAACGGTACCTGGCTTATATGCCATAGGCGAAGCGAATTTCTCAGATCACGGTGCAAACAGGCTGGGTGCTTCGGCATTAATGCAAGGTTTAGCCGATGGTTATTTTGTATTACCTTATACGATTGGAGATTATTTATCTAATGATATTCGTACAGGACCAATTTCAACGGACACAAAAGAATTTGAAGACGCTGAAGCTGAAGTACGAAAAAACATTGATCACTTAATTAATAATAAGGGGTCGCATTCAGTAGATTATTTCCATAAAAAATTAGGGAAAATCATGTGGAACAAATGTGGAATGGCTAGAAATGCTGAAGATTTAAAATCAGCTATTACTGAAATTTCAGACTTGAGAGCAGAATTTTGGAAAGACGTTCGCGTACCTGGAACAGCTAACGAATTCAACGAAGAATTAGCAAAAGCTGGTCGTGTGGCTGATTTCTTAGAACTTGGCGAACTGTTCGCTAAAGATGCTTTAGAAAGAGAAGAATCTGCGGGAGGTCACTTTAGAGAAGAATATCAAACTCCAGAAGGGGAAGCGATGCGTCGTAAAGAATTCCAGTACGTTTCTGCATGGGAGTACAAAGGAGAGCCAAAAGATGCTGTGCTTCATAAAGAAGCGTTGGCATACGAGAATATAGAAGTTAAAGAAAGAAGTTATAAATAA
- a CDS encoding succinate dehydrogenase/fumarate reductase iron-sulfur subunit, translating to MNLTLKIWRQKDANDKGKMVDYKISDISPDMSFLEMLDVLNNELIEKGDEPVSFDHDCREGICGSCSLYINGEAHGPDRGITTCQLHMRMFKDGDTIFIEPFRAKAFPVIKDLVVDRTAFDRIQHAGGFISVNTSGNTIDANTIPINKEDADEAFSAATCIGCGACVASCKNSSAMLFVGAKVSQFALLPQGQVEATDRVLNMVKQMDDEGFGNCTNTGACEVECPKGISLENIARMNREYLAASLKG from the coding sequence ATGAATTTAACGTTAAAAATTTGGCGTCAAAAAGATGCTAACGATAAAGGAAAAATGGTTGATTATAAAATCAGCGATATATCTCCAGATATGTCTTTTCTTGAAATGTTAGACGTCTTAAATAACGAATTGATTGAAAAAGGAGATGAACCTGTATCTTTCGACCATGATTGTCGTGAAGGGATATGTGGCTCGTGTTCACTATATATAAACGGCGAGGCGCATGGTCCAGATCGGGGTATAACTACTTGTCAGCTGCACATGCGTATGTTTAAGGATGGTGATACCATTTTTATAGAGCCCTTTAGAGCAAAAGCGTTTCCTGTAATAAAGGATTTAGTAGTTGATAGAACTGCTTTTGATCGCATTCAACATGCAGGAGGATTTATTTCTGTAAATACGTCAGGAAATACCATTGATGCGAATACCATTCCAATTAACAAAGAAGATGCAGATGAAGCTTTTTCTGCGGCAACCTGCATTGGTTGTGGTGCTTGTGTTGCTTCTTGTAAGAACTCTAGTGCGATGTTATTTGTAGGGGCTAAAGTCTCTCAATTTGCATTATTACCACAGGGTCAGGTAGAAGCTACAGATCGTGTTTTAAACATGGTAAAACAAATGGATGATGAAGGTTTTGGTAACTGTACTAATACTGGAGCGTGCGAAGTGGAATGCCCTAAAGGTATTTCGTTAGAAAATATTGCACGTATGAATCGTGAGTATTTAGCAGCCAGCTTAAAAGGATAA
- a CDS encoding M28 family peptidase, translated as MNRYTLIVCFALVLLNCKGQQTQTTPDANPIEVNTKIENYLFDTEALLKDVKELSSDAYEGRRTGTKGAEKARIYIIERFLQLGVTPLGSGYEQAFKFGNYDAENILGIVPGTEHTNKYIVLSAHYDHEGIKNGDIYNGADDDASGISALFAFATYFKTNPPKHNVILAAFDAEELGLKGAYHFVENSMIPKENIALNLNMDMISRSDKKELFAVGSRYYPQLKPAIEGFQNLGQVKLVIGHEGLDSGDNWTNSSDHAAFHKAKIPFLYLGVADHEDYHKPTDDFERIHNQFYIDAVQTIIRLFETYDAMKL; from the coding sequence ATGAATCGTTATACGCTAATCGTTTGTTTTGCTCTAGTTTTACTGAATTGTAAAGGACAACAAACACAAACAACACCTGATGCCAACCCAATTGAAGTTAATACTAAAATTGAGAATTACCTTTTTGATACTGAAGCACTTTTAAAAGATGTTAAAGAATTATCATCTGATGCGTATGAAGGCAGAAGAACGGGAACTAAGGGTGCTGAAAAGGCGAGAATCTATATTATTGAGCGTTTCTTACAGTTAGGAGTTACCCCTTTAGGATCCGGTTATGAACAAGCATTCAAATTCGGGAATTATGACGCTGAAAATATTTTAGGAATTGTACCAGGGACAGAACATACCAATAAATACATAGTATTATCGGCGCATTACGATCATGAAGGGATAAAAAACGGCGACATTTATAATGGCGCAGATGACGATGCGTCTGGGATAAGTGCATTATTTGCCTTTGCAACATATTTTAAAACTAATCCTCCAAAACACAATGTGATTTTAGCCGCTTTCGATGCAGAGGAATTAGGTTTAAAAGGGGCATACCATTTTGTTGAAAATTCAATGATACCAAAAGAAAATATCGCCCTTAATTTAAATATGGATATGATAAGCCGAAGTGATAAAAAGGAATTATTTGCTGTTGGCTCACGGTACTATCCACAATTAAAACCAGCGATTGAAGGCTTTCAAAATTTAGGACAAGTAAAGCTTGTAATTGGTCATGAAGGCTTAGACAGTGGTGATAACTGGACCAACTCGAGTGACCATGCCGCATTTCATAAAGCTAAAATTCCATTTCTCTATTTGGGTGTTGCAGATCATGAGGACTATCATAAACCAACTGATGATTTTGAACGCATCCATAACCAATTTTATATAGATGCCGTGCAAACCATCATTCGCTTGTTTGAAACTTATGATGCAATGAAACTTTAA
- a CDS encoding DNA mismatch repair protein MutS, with translation MTNSSAFYKLNIEKYKAEVSKRYKQLSGLSTARLLVFLATITGLYFTFNNWQIAVGIGLAGLISFLFLLNKYTNLKAKYNLTRALVVINEEELKIASGDFHHKNQGLAFQDPNHNFALDIDLFGRGSFFQFIDRTGINEGTQDLAKSLLANNIKDIVKRQEAIKELASKSDWRQDYQAKASLIKVETKVITIITWLQSHKSFLPKIMKGIPLGFSLASLIILILGFTGIVPALYVGFWLMLGLFVTGRYLKKINNLASHTDNIRDTFRQYAQLLEVIENEPFTSGILQQKQQQIQLKDKKASAILKELSKAMDALDNRSNLISAIFGNGYFLTDLRNSFAIEQWIETYKDKVEDWFEVVSFFDAYNSLGNYAFNHEQYIYPEIVAEKGNTSVTQLGHPLLKKEKRIDNDFEIENQQFFIITGANMAGKSTFLRTVSLHMVMANMGLPVCAHSSVYSPIKLITSMRTSDSLTDDSSYFFSELTRLKYIVDAIKEDNYFIILDEILKGTNSTDKAIGSRKFVEKLVASHATGIIATHDLSLCEIEKELDEVENYYFDAQIIDDELYFDYTFKKGICQNMNASFLLKKMEIV, from the coding sequence ATGACGAATTCAAGTGCTTTTTACAAGTTAAATATAGAAAAATATAAAGCAGAGGTTTCTAAACGATACAAACAGCTGTCAGGCTTAAGTACTGCACGGTTATTGGTTTTTTTGGCGACAATTACAGGGCTCTATTTTACTTTTAATAATTGGCAAATAGCAGTTGGTATTGGCTTAGCTGGACTTATTTCATTCTTATTCCTTCTGAATAAATACACTAATTTAAAAGCGAAATACAATCTTACAAGGGCATTAGTGGTGATTAATGAGGAAGAACTAAAAATTGCTTCAGGAGACTTTCATCATAAAAATCAAGGGCTAGCGTTTCAGGATCCCAACCATAATTTTGCGTTGGATATCGACTTATTTGGTCGTGGCTCCTTTTTTCAGTTTATAGATAGAACGGGTATTAATGAAGGCACTCAAGATTTAGCCAAGTCTTTATTGGCAAACAATATAAAAGACATCGTAAAACGTCAGGAAGCGATTAAAGAATTAGCTTCAAAATCAGATTGGAGACAAGATTATCAAGCAAAAGCTAGTTTAATTAAAGTGGAGACCAAGGTGATCACTATTATAACATGGTTACAATCTCATAAATCGTTTTTACCAAAAATAATGAAAGGGATACCATTAGGCTTTTCGTTAGCGTCTTTGATAATACTCATTTTAGGTTTTACAGGAATAGTTCCGGCACTATACGTGGGTTTTTGGTTAATGCTTGGCCTTTTTGTAACTGGGCGTTATTTAAAAAAAATAAACAATTTAGCGTCGCATACCGATAACATTCGAGATACCTTTAGGCAATATGCGCAGTTGTTAGAAGTCATAGAGAATGAACCCTTTACTTCAGGAATACTTCAGCAAAAACAACAACAAATTCAGCTTAAAGACAAGAAAGCGTCGGCTATTTTAAAAGAACTCTCTAAAGCGATGGATGCTTTGGATAATAGGAGTAATCTTATTTCTGCTATTTTTGGAAACGGCTATTTTTTAACCGACCTGCGAAACAGTTTTGCCATAGAACAATGGATAGAAACGTACAAAGACAAAGTGGAAGACTGGTTTGAAGTGGTTTCCTTTTTTGATGCTTATAATAGTTTGGGCAATTATGCCTTTAACCACGAGCAGTATATTTATCCGGAGATTGTAGCAGAAAAAGGCAATACAAGTGTAACACAATTAGGCCATCCTTTGCTAAAAAAAGAGAAGCGTATTGATAATGATTTTGAGATAGAAAACCAACAGTTTTTTATTATCACAGGTGCAAATATGGCTGGAAAGAGCACGTTTTTGCGTACCGTTTCTTTACATATGGTCATGGCGAACATGGGGTTGCCGGTTTGTGCGCATTCAAGTGTTTACAGCCCGATAAAATTAATAACCAGCATGCGAACGTCCGATTCTTTAACTGATGACAGTTCGTACTTTTTTAGTGAGTTAACACGGTTAAAATACATTGTTGATGCTATTAAGGAGGATAATTACTTTATTATTCTAGATGAAATTCTAAAAGGCACCAATAGTACCGATAAAGCGATTGGGTCGAGGAAATTCGTAGAGAAACTCGTAGCTAGTCATGCCACAGGCATTATTGCTACACACGATTTAAGTTTATGTGAAATAGAAAAAGAATTAGACGAAGTTGAGAATTATTATTTTGATGCTCAGATAATTGATGATGAACTTTATTTCGATTATACCTTTAAAAAGGGCATTTGCCAGAATATGAATGCGAGTTTCTTATTGAAGAAAATGGAGATCGTCTAA